GAGGCAATCGGTGCTTACCCCGTCCTTCATCGCCTCACCTAACCTAGTCATCCGTGCATAGACACTTCGTAGCTTGATCAGATAACTTTCTCGATTAAATTGTAGTTCTACCTTATATCTTGTAGTTGTCAAAGAGCGTAATGCGCAGTTGCCGGCTGAAATTGAAGATAGCTTCAACCGAGACAAAAGAGCGAGTAATTTACGCTATAGTAAGGATATTATCCGAAGTGGCGCCCCATTTTTGCTTGTCGCAAAATTTGGTGGAGGCGACCAGAGTTGAACTGGCGACCCCCTGCTTGCAAAGCAGATGCTCTCCCAGCTGAGCTACGCCCCCAAAGCCTACAGGATTCACTGATTCAACTGCCACGGGCCGGTGCTTTTTAAAAAATATGGGCCCAAGTGGATTCGAACCACTGACCCCAGTCTTATCAGGGCTGTGCTCTAACCAACTGAGCTATGGGCCCGTTTTTGATATAACTTACCCATAGCAACGGATTTCTGTGTAAAGCGATCCTTACCAGAATTTAAATTAAATAGCCAAACCTGAGCGCCATGCGGCGCACGGCATTTACACTCGTAGCATATTGGTTCTTTTTAAAGGAACCACGCCTTCCGAGCGAAACTAAAAATCTCCGAGGTCAGGGAAATTTTTAGAAAGGAGGTGATCCAGCCGCACCTTCCGGTACGGCTACCTTGTTACGACTTAGCGCCAGTCACTGATTTTACCTTCATCCTCAATTGCTTGAAGATTTCAGGTACCCTCAGCTCCCATCGCTTGACGGGCGGTGTGTACAAGGCCCGGGAACGTATTCACGGCGGCGTAGCTGATCCGCCATTACTAGCGATTCCGGCTTCATGGAGTCGAGTTGCAGACTCCAATCTGAACTGGGCCTACTTTTTTGCGATTAGCTCCACCTCGCGGTTTGGCAACGCTTTGTAGTAGGCATTGTAACACGTGTGTAGCCCAAGGCATACAGGCCGTACGGACTTGACGTCATCCCCACCTTCCTCTCGCTTATCGCGAGCAGTCTCTTTAGAGTGCTTTTCTCGGCCTTGCGGCTTTGAAAGTGGCAACTAAAAATGAGGGTTACGCTCGTTGCGGGACTTAACCCAACACCTCACGGCACGAGCTGACGACAGCCATGTAGCACCTGTGCAGGCTCCTGATTTGACAGGTCATCCACCTTTCAGCTTCTTACTTCCTGCATGTCAAGCCTTGGTGAGGTTCTTCGCGTAGCATCGAATTGAACCACATGTTCCACCGCTTGTGCGGGCCCCCGTCAATTCCTTTGAGTTTTAACCTTGCGGTCGTAGTCTTCAGGTGGAGTACTTAACAGGTTACCTTACGGCGCTGAGGGTTTAACCCCCAACACCTAGTACTCATCGTTTACGGCTAGGACTACCAGGGTATCTAATCCTGTTTGCTCCCCTAGCTTTCGCAGCTTAGTGTCAGATATTGGCCAGAGAGCCGCTTTCGCCACTGGTGTTCCTCCAGATATCTACAGATTTCACCCTTACACCTGGAATTCCGCTCTCCTCTCCAATCCTCAAGCAATGTAGTTTTGAAGGCAGTTCTCTGATTGAGTCAGAGCATTTCACCTTCAACTTACAGAGCCACCTACCTGCCCTTTACACCCAGTAAATCCGAGTAACGCTCGCCATCCCCGTATTACCGCGGCTGCTGGCACGGAGTTGGCCATGGCTTCTTCTCTGGGTACCGTCAGTTCCTATATTACTATAGGTAGTTTCTTCCCCATCGAAAGAGGTTTACATACCGAAATACTTCATCCCTCACGCGGCGTCGCATAGTCAGACTTTCGTCCATTGCTAAATATTCTCGACTGCAGCCTCCCGTAGGAGTCGGGGCAGTGTCTCAGTCCCCGTGTGGGTGACCACCCTCTAAGGCCACCTATCCGTCAAAAGCCTTGGTAGGCCGTTACCCTACCAACTAGCTGATAGAACGTGAGCCCATCTATATGCAATCCCTTGCGGGACCTTTACCCGTCCCCCCTTATGAGGGAATGGACACATCCAGTATTACCCTTACTTTCGCGAGGTTATACTTGACATATAGGTAGGTTACTCACGCATTACGCACCCGTTTGCCGCTATATTAAAAACGAATTGGCATCTGCCTTGCGGCTTCAACCTCTCCGTAAATAATATCGCTCGACTTGCATGCCTAATCCACGCCGCCAGCGTTCACTCTGAGCCAGGATCAAACTCTCCAAAAGATAAAAGTTTGTATAAAGGCTCTTATTTACTTTTTCTTAAAACCTCATGTTTTTAAGCTTGGCTATTTAATTATCAAAGAACTGATGTAACCCCTGGCTTTCGCCGCGGGGTCCTTGCCCGGTATTATATATCTGGGCAAAGAAAAACGGCGTCCCGACTTTGCGGGACGCCGTTCGAAATCTATTTGGCGTCTTACGTCGGTAAGACTTTACTGCTCGAAATTTTCAGTCCCTCTTTTCTTATTCTTCACAGGGCCGTTTCAGACCTCTCTTTAGAATTGTGCAAGGAAGAGTAACTATACCACTGAGCTCTAAAATTGTCAAGGACTTTTTTTGATATTTTTTTCCGCGACGGGATCAGTCCCGAATCACCTACGGAGAAGTAAGTATACCTGATATCAAAAAATAATGCAAGCCTTTTTTTAATTATTTTTCAGGCCGCAAACCCGCGGTTATTTGGCGATCAACTCGGTGATCTTGAATATCGGCAGGAAGAGCGCGATGACGATCCCTCCGATGACAACCCCCAGGAAAGCGATGACCAGAGGCTCGATCAGGCTGGTCATCCCGGCCACCGCGGCGTCCACCTGGTCGTCGTAGAAATCCGCGATCTTGGTCAGCATCTTTTCCAACTGCCCGGTCTGCTCCCCCACCCCGATCATTCTGGTGACTATGGGCGGGAAGACCTGGCTTTTGGCCAGGGGCGTGGCAATAGGCTCGCCGTCGCGCACCGCGATCCGGCAGTTCGCCACCGCCTCCTCCACCACTTTATTGCCGGAGGTCTTGCCCACGATGTCCAGGGCGTTCAGGACGGCCACGCCGCTTTTTACCAGCGTGGAGAACGTCCGGGAGAATTTGGCTACCGCAACTTTCTGGAACAAAACGCCCAGCACCGGAAGCTTGAGCAGGGTTTTATCGAAATTGTATTTGCCTTTGGGCGTACTGATATATTTTTTGAAAGCGAACGCGACAACCGCCAGGACAACCGCGCCGTATATAAAATTCTTCCTCACCAGCTCGCTGACCATTATCAGTATCTGGGTCGGCAAAGGCAGCTTGCCTCCCAGCATATCAAAGATTCCCTTGAACGTTGGGACAACCTTGATCAGAAGCACGGCAGTAATCAATAAAGCCATGCATATGACAACCTCCGGATAGACCAGGCTGGAGTTAATCTTGCGCTGCAAAGAAGCGGTCTTTTCCAGGTAAGACGCGAGCCGGTCCAGTATCTCATCGAGCATGCCTGAGGCCTCGCCCGCCCGGCTCATATTTATGAAGAGCTCGGAGAAGACCGTGGGATGTTTGGAGAGCGCGTCGCAGAAGCTCATCCCTGCTTCGATATCCTGGCGTACCGTCATAACAACTGCTTTAAGGCTTTTATTATCGACCTGCTCGCCGAGTATGCCCAGGGCCTGGACCAGCGGGATGCCGGCATCGATCATAGTGGCCAGCTGGCGCGAGAACACCACCAGGTCTTCCATCTTGATCTTGGCCTGGTCCATCTTGAACGCTTTTGCCTTGACCTCTTTAACGGATACTACGGTATAAGACTTGTTATGAAGGATATTGGCGGCTTCAGCATCATTAGGCGCGTCAACCACGCCAACAACCGGCCTGCCGTTATAATCTTTAGCTACGTATTGAAAAGAAGGCATAGTTAGGGCAACCTTTCTTACAGCTCGCTGGCAATACTCAGGAACGCGTCAACCACGTCCGGATCGAATTGTATGCCGGCATTGCGCTCAACTTCCGCTATTGCCTGTTCCGGGGATAAAGGCACTTTCCTATATGAACGGGCCGAGGTCATCGCCTCATAGGCGTCCGCCAGATGGATTATCCGGGCGCCTATGTGTATGTTGTCCCCCTGAAGCCCTTTAGGATAACCTGAACCGTTGAAATGCTCATGATGCTGGCGGACCAGCTCGATCACATCGCTCAGGAAAGTCAAAGGCTCCAGTATCTGCGCGCCTGTTTCCGGATGTTTTCGGATAGTCTCCCACTCTTCCGGGGTAAGCCCTCCGGGCTTGAGCAGTATGGAATCGGATATGCCGATCTTGCCCAGGTCGTGCAAGGCCGCAGCGTCCCGGATCAATTCGTTCTCTTTGATGCTTAAACCCATATTCCTGGCTATGGCCACCGCGTATTTAGCCACGTTCTCGGAATGGCTGTGCGTATAATGGTCCCGCGCGTCGATCGCCTGGGCCAGTGCCCGGATAGTGCGCATATATGTCGAGCGCAGGTCCTCATAAAGCCGGGCGAGGTTTTTGGTCGATTCCTCGATCCGCTTGGCCAAAAGTATGTTCTGTTTCTGCAGGGAATTATTCTGCTCTTTAAGTATGGCGTTGCCCTTGCGTTGGGCGGCCAGTATGGCATGCAGCTCTACCGCCTTGCGGATAATGAAAAATATCTTTTCCCAGTTAAACGGCCGGCTGATGAATTCATATATCCCCATAGAACCGGCCCGCTTGGCCAATTCCGGGTCATCTTTGTCCAGCACCCCTACGATTATGCATTCGGGATTAATTTCCCTGAGCGATTTGGTCAACCGGACCCCCTCGGAATCAGGCTGCTTGTCGAACTTACAAATGACCATATCAAAGCCATTTTCCTTGAAACTGGCTACGGCCGAGGAAAGCGTTGATTCCAGGACCACCGAATAACCGCCTTCGATGATCAAACGCTCGGTCATAGTCCGGATAAGCTCTTCATTATCAATGAACAAAAGAATCCGGTTAAGCGTATCCATTAAGGTTATTCCTCTGTAGTTATCCTTATAGCCTCATCGAGCGTGGTCAACCCCTGCTTTACCTTATTGAACGCGTCATCGCGCAGAGTCTGCATCCCCAGCTCTTTTTGGCAATATTCCTTGATCTGGTCCAATGATTTCTTGTTAATTATCATCTCGCGGATAGTATCATCGATGAGAACCGCTTCCAGAATAGCTATTCTACCATGAAACCCGGTGTTATTGCAATACTTACATCCTTCGGCCTTATAGAATTCCGCATTGCCGGGGAAGCCGATTGTCTTAAGGTATTCCGCAGGGATTTTCACCGGTTGTTTGCATTTAAGGCAGATCTTGCGGCAAAGCCTCTGGGCGCAGACCATAACCAGGCTGGTAGCCACCAGGAACGGTTCCACCCCCATATCCATAAGCCTGGTGATACTGGTAAGCGCGTCATTGGTATGCAGGGTCGAGAAGAACAATTGTCCGGTCAAAGAGGCCTTTATGGCGATATCCGCTGTTTCCGAGTCGCGGATCTCCCCGATCATTATAACATCAGGGCTCTGGCGCAATACCGAGCGCAGGCCGGAAGCGAAATCCAGTCCGATATCCGATTTCACCTGCATCTGGGTGATCCCCTCGATCTGGTATTCCACCGGGTCTTCTATGGTTACGATATTCTTCTCCGGGGTGTTCAGCTGGCTGAGCACGGAATACAGGGTAGTGGACTTCCCCGAGCCCGTAGGCCCGGTAACCAAAAGCATCCCGAAAGGACGGGCGATCGCCTCTTTGAATACTTTATACGGATAATCGGAAAACCCTAACTTGTCCAGGCCTAAAGCCAGGCTGCCCTTATCCAGGATGCGCAGGACGAATTTCTGGCCGAAAGTAGTGGGAAGACTGGAAACGCGGAAATCTATCTCCTTGCTTTCGAACTTCACCCTGAACCTGCCGTCCAAAGGGATGCGGTTCTCGGTGATATTAAGGTTGGAGATTATCTTCAGCCTGGCGATCACCGCGTTCTGGTTCTTTTTAGGCAGGTTTATGACATCGTGCAAAGCGCCGTCAATACGGTACCTGATCCGCAAAACATCCACCTCCGGCTCGATATGTATATCCGACGCACGCCTTTTAAGCGCCTCAGTGAGTATCAGGTCAACCAGCTTGACAATGGTCGGTTTTTCGCTCTCTTTAAGAACGCTGGAAAGGTCGATCTCTTCTGTCTTCAAAAGCTCCACATCCTGCTGCTTGGCGGTTGCGGATGGCAAAGAGTCTTCAGACTTTAATAGCTCTTCCATATCCTGGACCTGGCCGCGATACTGGCTGTCGATGGCCTTTTTTATCTCGTCTTCAGAGCAGAGGACAATATCTATTTCGCATCCGGTGACCACTTTAACGTCATCCAAAGCGAATATATTCAACGGGTCTGACATAGCCACGGTCAGGGTATTGCCAATCTTGGAAAGCGCGATAATATTATACTGCCTGGCCATATGTTCCGGGATAAGATGCGTGATCTCAGAGGCGAATTTATACTTGATAAGATGGAGCGTGGGGATATAAAGGCGGCTGGACAATAAAGCCATCAGATCATCCTCACAGACGATCTTCTCGTCGATAAGCATTCGCCGTAAAGAAACGCCCTTGGCCTTCTGCGCCTGGAGCATCTTTTCCAGCTTGTCCGAGGTGATCAGTTTATTCTTCAGCAACAGTTCAATAAGATTTTCTTTAAGCGATCTCATACTTAGGGGACGGTTCCTCGTATCGCAACCGCCTGTTTAACAACAAGATACGTATGGTCTCATTGCCAAAATTCTTGACAAATGCCTCATCATAACATCTTGTGCTGCAAATAATTAGGAGACAAGGAACCGTCCCCTACTCCTACTCATCTCGGGCGGTGACGCGCAATACCTCTTCCAATGTGGTCTGACCCGCCAGGGCCGCGCGCAAGCCGTCTTCGCGCAAGGTATTCATTCCCTCTTTACGCGCCTGGCGCTTGATCATATGCTCCTGGGCGCCTTTAAGGATCATTTCCCTGATCGATGCCGAAAGGATCAAAACCTCGGCGATGCCCACCCTGCCGCTGTAACCAAGGTTCAGGCAGTGGCTGCATCCTTTGCCCCTGAAGAACTTCGCTTTCTTGGGATCAGGCAGGGCCAACTTCATGTTTTCGATCATTTCAGAGCTTAATGTATATTCCTCTTTGCAGTGAGTACAGACCTTGCGCAGAAGCCTCTGGGCGACCACGCAGACCAGCGATGAATTGATCATATACGGCTCTATGCCCATATTCACCAGCCTTACTATCGAACCGCAGGCTGTGGTCGTATGCAGCGTGGAAAAAACCAGATGACCGG
This is a stretch of genomic DNA from Candidatus Omnitrophota bacterium. It encodes these proteins:
- a CDS encoding type II secretion system F family protein, encoding MPSFQYVAKDYNGRPVVGVVDAPNDAEAANILHNKSYTVVSVKEVKAKAFKMDQAKIKMEDLVVFSRQLATMIDAGIPLVQALGILGEQVDNKSLKAVVMTVRQDIEAGMSFCDALSKHPTVFSELFINMSRAGEASGMLDEILDRLASYLEKTASLQRKINSSLVYPEVVICMALLITAVLLIKVVPTFKGIFDMLGGKLPLPTQILIMVSELVRKNFIYGAVVLAVVAFAFKKYISTPKGKYNFDKTLLKLPVLGVLFQKVAVAKFSRTFSTLVKSGVAVLNALDIVGKTSGNKVVEEAVANCRIAVRDGEPIATPLAKSQVFPPIVTRMIGVGEQTGQLEKMLTKIADFYDDQVDAAVAGMTSLIEPLVIAFLGVVIGGIVIALFLPIFKITELIAK
- a CDS encoding HD domain-containing protein; this encodes MDTLNRILLFIDNEELIRTMTERLIIEGGYSVVLESTLSSAVASFKENGFDMVICKFDKQPDSEGVRLTKSLREINPECIIVGVLDKDDPELAKRAGSMGIYEFISRPFNWEKIFFIIRKAVELHAILAAQRKGNAILKEQNNSLQKQNILLAKRIEESTKNLARLYEDLRSTYMRTIRALAQAIDARDHYTHSHSENVAKYAVAIARNMGLSIKENELIRDAAALHDLGKIGISDSILLKPGGLTPEEWETIRKHPETGAQILEPLTFLSDVIELVRQHHEHFNGSGYPKGLQGDNIHIGARIIHLADAYEAMTSARSYRKVPLSPEQAIAEVERNAGIQFDPDVVDAFLSIASEL
- a CDS encoding GspE/PulE family protein, coding for MRSLKENLIELLLKNKLITSDKLEKMLQAQKAKGVSLRRMLIDEKIVCEDDLMALLSSRLYIPTLHLIKYKFASEITHLIPEHMARQYNIIALSKIGNTLTVAMSDPLNIFALDDVKVVTGCEIDIVLCSEDEIKKAIDSQYRGQVQDMEELLKSEDSLPSATAKQQDVELLKTEEIDLSSVLKESEKPTIVKLVDLILTEALKRRASDIHIEPEVDVLRIRYRIDGALHDVINLPKKNQNAVIARLKIISNLNITENRIPLDGRFRVKFESKEIDFRVSSLPTTFGQKFVLRILDKGSLALGLDKLGFSDYPYKVFKEAIARPFGMLLVTGPTGSGKSTTLYSVLSQLNTPEKNIVTIEDPVEYQIEGITQMQVKSDIGLDFASGLRSVLRQSPDVIMIGEIRDSETADIAIKASLTGQLFFSTLHTNDALTSITRLMDMGVEPFLVATSLVMVCAQRLCRKICLKCKQPVKIPAEYLKTIGFPGNAEFYKAEGCKYCNNTGFHGRIAILEAVLIDDTIREMIINKKSLDQIKEYCQKELGMQTLRDDAFNKVKQGLTTLDEAIRITTEE